A window of Reinekea marina contains these coding sequences:
- the coaBC gene encoding bifunctional phosphopantothenoylcysteine decarboxylase/phosphopantothenate--cysteine ligase CoaBC — protein MVNSLNTEHSNELADTNVVVGITGGIAAYKSAELVRLLIKSGAQVRVVMTEGAKAFITPLTFQALTGNPVSDSLLDEQAEQGMGHIELARWADIILVAPATADFIARLNAGMANDLLTTICLATHAKIALAPAMNEKMWHAPVTQANIQDVQTRFNDLHIFGPGTGEQACGDVGAGRMLEALELCQMTCALFSSKPLLGKKVVITAGPTREAIDPVRYLSNHSSGKMGYAIAHAASLAGASVTLISGPVSLEPPANITVVNVNSALEMYSAAHENLEQCDVFIGTAAVADYRPQNTAHQKMKKDQQGDLLNLPLVENPDIIASVAKSEQRPACVIAFAAETQDLENYALRKLEKKAVDAVVANDVSRSDIGFGSERNEVLWVTKDSRQRFGPETKTQVAHFIIHSVTEMLRT, from the coding sequence ATGGTAAACAGCCTAAACACGGAACACAGCAACGAACTTGCCGACACAAACGTCGTGGTGGGCATCACAGGAGGTATAGCGGCCTATAAATCGGCCGAGCTGGTGCGGCTTCTCATCAAAAGCGGCGCCCAGGTTCGAGTAGTGATGACAGAAGGCGCAAAAGCTTTCATTACGCCACTAACATTCCAAGCTCTAACCGGAAACCCAGTCAGTGATAGCCTACTCGACGAACAAGCAGAGCAAGGCATGGGGCACATAGAGCTCGCACGCTGGGCAGACATCATTCTTGTAGCGCCGGCAACGGCTGATTTTATCGCCCGATTAAACGCAGGCATGGCAAACGATTTACTCACAACCATTTGCTTAGCGACACACGCAAAAATCGCCCTAGCCCCAGCCATGAACGAAAAAATGTGGCATGCGCCAGTGACCCAAGCCAATATTCAAGACGTACAAACGCGCTTTAACGATTTACACATATTTGGACCCGGTACAGGGGAGCAAGCCTGCGGCGACGTCGGCGCGGGTCGAATGTTAGAAGCACTAGAGCTTTGTCAGATGACCTGCGCGCTGTTCTCAAGCAAGCCGTTGCTAGGCAAAAAAGTGGTGATCACAGCGGGACCAACGCGTGAAGCCATCGACCCCGTTCGTTACCTCAGTAACCACAGCAGTGGCAAAATGGGTTACGCAATCGCTCATGCGGCTTCACTAGCTGGCGCATCAGTGACTCTCATCAGTGGGCCTGTGAGCCTTGAACCACCGGCAAACATAACCGTTGTTAACGTAAACAGCGCACTAGAAATGTACTCCGCCGCGCATGAGAATCTAGAACAATGTGATGTATTCATTGGCACAGCCGCTGTTGCAGATTATCGACCCCAAAATACGGCCCACCAAAAAATGAAAAAAGACCAACAAGGTGATTTACTCAATCTACCATTGGTCGAAAACCCTGATATTATTGCCAGCGTGGCTAAAAGTGAGCAACGCCCAGCCTGCGTGATCGCATTTGCCGCTGAAACTCAAGATTTAGAAAACTATGCATTGCGTAAGTTAGAGAAAAAAGCGGTTGATGCGGTCGTTGCTAATGATGTGTCTCGCTCGGACATAGGCTTTGGTTCAGAACGCAATGAAGTACTCTGGGTTACTAAAGACAGCCGTCAACGATTTGGTCCAGAGACAAAAACGCAAGTTGCACATTTTATTATTCATTCGGTCACCGAAATGTTGAGAACATAA
- the radC gene encoding RadC family protein translates to MSIRDWPASLRPREKLLSEGAQALTDAELLAIFLRTGIPGLDAVGLSQALLARFGTLAKLMKADKDEFCQGQGLGPAKFVQLQAVMEMARRHLWSELVNSASLTSPSDTRQFLLAKIRDLEHEEFACIWLDNQHQVLAFETLFTGTIDSAAVYPREVIKKALKHNAAAVIVAHNHPSGIAEPSQADQLLTEKLKNALFSIDVRLLDHMVVGQGVVVSFAERGIL, encoded by the coding sequence ATGTCTATACGCGATTGGCCAGCCTCGCTGCGCCCTCGAGAAAAACTCTTGTCTGAAGGTGCTCAAGCGCTTACCGATGCAGAATTGCTCGCTATCTTTTTAAGAACCGGGATTCCTGGATTAGATGCCGTTGGCTTATCCCAAGCACTTTTAGCCAGATTTGGCACACTCGCCAAACTCATGAAAGCCGATAAAGACGAATTTTGCCAAGGCCAAGGGTTAGGTCCTGCCAAATTCGTGCAGCTCCAAGCGGTCATGGAAATGGCCCGCCGCCACTTGTGGAGTGAGTTGGTTAATTCTGCTTCACTCACCTCGCCCAGCGATACTCGTCAATTTCTATTGGCAAAGATACGTGATTTAGAACATGAGGAGTTTGCTTGCATTTGGCTTGATAACCAACATCAAGTATTAGCCTTTGAAACGCTCTTTACTGGCACAATCGATTCTGCCGCTGTATACCCTAGAGAGGTGATCAAGAAGGCTCTGAAACATAACGCTGCTGCGGTCATTGTTGCTCATAACCACCCCAGTGGAATCGCAGAGCCCAGTCAAGCAGATCAGCTGCTCACGGAGAAGCTTAAAAATGCCTTGTTTTCGATCGATGTCAGATTATTAGATCACATGGTTGTAGGGCAGGGAGTTGTGGTAAGCTTTGCGGAGCGAGGAATCTTGTGA
- the rpmB gene encoding 50S ribosomal protein L28, with protein MSRVCQVTGKRPVSGNNVSHSQIKTKRRFLPNLHSHRFWVESENRFVKLRLTAKGMRIIDKKGIEAVLKDIRARGEKV; from the coding sequence ATGTCTAGAGTTTGCCAAGTTACAGGTAAGCGTCCTGTAAGCGGAAACAATGTTTCCCATTCACAGATCAAAACTAAGCGTCGGTTCTTGCCGAACCTTCACTCTCACCGTTTCTGGGTAGAAAGTGAAAATCGTTTCGTTAAGTTGCGTCTTACTGCTAAAGGTATGCGTATTATCGACAAAAAGGGTATCGAGGCTGTTTTAAAAGACATCCGTGCCCGTGGTGAAAAAGTTTAA